AggtggggcctggcactgccttgTGGACAGGATCAAAGTCTTAGGAAGGCTGGATTCTGCTAACAGAAAATTTTGCTCACCCCCACTATAGGGTTTCTCACCTGTGAGGGATCAATTATACGCAACAAGCCTTGAACTCTCGCTATAGCATACCCCAAAGTCAAAGCAGTTAAAGGATTTTTCTCCTGTGAGAGTTctcatggataacaaggtgtgacctctgactgaaacaTTTCCTACAGTGAAAGCAGGTGAATAGCTTCTTCCGTATGGGTTTTCCTATGTCTTACACAGGTTGAGGTCtgacggaagcttttcccacaatcagagcagctgaagggtttctctcctgtgtggactctcctatgtctaacaaggtatgACCcatgactgaagcttttcccacagtcagagcagctgaagggtttctctcccgtgtgaactctcctatgtctAAGAAGGcatgacctctgactgaagcttttaccacagtcagagcaactgaaaggtttctcccctgtgtgggctctcctatggataacaaggtgtgacctctgactgaaacttttcccacagtcagagcagctgaagggtttctctcctgtgtgggctctactatggataacaagctgtgacctgtcactgaagcttttcccacagtcagagcagctgaaaggtttctctcctgtgtgggctctcctatggataacaagctgtgagctctgactgaaacttttcccacagtcagagcagctgaaaggtttctcccctgtgtgggctctcctatgggtaacaaggtgtgacctccgactgaagcttttcccacagtcagagcagctgaagggtttctctcctgtgtgggctctcctatggataacaaggtgtgacctctgactgaaacttttcccacagtcagagcagctgaagggtttctcccctgtgtgggctctcctatgggtaacaaggtgtgacctccgactgaagcttttcccacagtcagagaagctgaagggtttctctcccgtgtgaactctcctatggataacaagctgtgactggtcattgaatcttttcccacagtcagagcagctgaagggcttctctcctgtgtgggctctcctatggataacaaggtgtgacctctgactgaagcttttcccacagtcagagcagctgaagggtttctctcctgtgtgaactctcctatggataacaagctgtgaccggtcattgaatcttttcccacagtcagagcagctgaagggtttctctcctgtgtgggctctttcatgtttaatagGAGTTACACAGTCACTGCAAGC
This genomic window from Pelodiscus sinensis isolate JC-2024 chromosome 31, ASM4963464v1, whole genome shotgun sequence contains:
- the LOC112546055 gene encoding uncharacterized protein LOC112546055; protein product: MSSIPLLLLTGCRTPMSDSSSAPGLQSQGQEMAVVEPVSFEEVAVYFSEEEWALLDPGQRALYRDVMQENYVAVIWLGFPISKAHVLSWVERGEELQIPDLQGCEEGEIISDTHTGDGMLNENSERSLQEERPERMAPCGVLVGRCEGHVSQSPEQGETRESQRILQRQQGNHPEAGQDKSSQRSRRLKTNKETVQKKIPHQHSTCACSDCVTPIKHERAHTGEKPFSCSDCGKRFNDRSQLVIHRRVHTGEKPFSCSDCGKSFSQRSHLVIHRRAHTGEKPFSCSDCGKRFNDQSQLVIHRRVHTGEKPFSFSDCGKSFSRRSHLVTHRRAHTGEKPFSCSDCGKSFSQRSHLVIHRRAHTGEKPFSCSDCGKSFSRRSHLVTHRRAHTGEKPFSCSDCGKSFSQSSQLVIHRRAHTGEKPFSCSDCGKSFSDRSQLVIHSRAHTGEKPFSCSDCGKSFSQRSHLVIHRRAHTGEKPFSCSDCGKSFSQRSCLLRHRRVHTGEKPFSCSDCGKSFSHGSYLVRHRRVHTGEKPFSCSDCGKSFRQTSTCVRHRKTHTEEAIHLLSL